In a single window of the Bacillus clarus genome:
- a CDS encoding putative thiazole-containing bacteriocin maturation protein, producing the protein MSTLPAHAKLKINKDTFFLPDSNGGVYFRNNTSSFRMEGNGIYDWIEKLMPMFNGNHSLEELTTGLPLPYQNRVLEIGEILYKNGFVRDISQDAPHELEEALLERYASQVEFLETSSHSGALKFQTYREANVLVIGSGDMFTSLVSSLLESGLPKFHYLITDHEETNYNRIHELVEKAYSTDENVLIQEIDTTIDRSLNEVFEPFDWILYVSQNGDIESLRAIHAICREEKKNFIPAICLQQVGLAGPVVTTDREECWESAWHRIHENTIQNEQPPEPFSPIAGAMLANIIVFELFKHVAGASHREQNPQFFLLDFETLEGNWHSFIKHPLATDESFTIETVPDLTENLERHAEQYTSTEIFRFFDTLTSREAGIFHMWDERDLYQLPLSQCYIQVANPLSEGPTSLLPLITCGGLTHNEARREAGLTGIEAYVEEIIHRLIPEHNDIGIGAGETMTEGVYRALQSHLRNKLYERQSHMTEEITELDLTDIYDKHCRFYFHALSTIHDTPKIGMGKELLGFPVVWVGANDKWYGSTDITMTLALRNALQQALLHIQNQEIPYKSHILPDSSILLYSADSFRIEIQEEQELPNVQSLQFALQNLKENNLYPFVFDLAIEPFLKENLDGVFGVLIEEEVK; encoded by the coding sequence ATGAGTACTCTTCCAGCTCACGCGAAGCTCAAAATAAATAAAGATACCTTTTTCCTCCCCGATTCAAACGGGGGTGTCTATTTTCGAAATAACACCAGTTCATTTCGCATGGAAGGAAATGGGATTTATGACTGGATTGAAAAATTAATGCCTATGTTTAACGGCAATCATTCTTTAGAAGAATTAACGACTGGTCTTCCACTCCCTTATCAAAATCGAGTATTAGAAATTGGCGAGATTTTATATAAAAATGGCTTCGTTCGCGATATAAGTCAAGATGCTCCTCATGAATTAGAAGAAGCATTACTTGAAAGATACGCATCGCAAGTTGAATTTTTAGAGACATCTTCTCATTCAGGTGCTTTAAAGTTCCAAACGTATCGCGAGGCGAATGTACTCGTAATCGGTTCTGGCGATATGTTTACTTCCTTAGTTTCTTCTTTACTTGAATCCGGGTTACCAAAGTTTCACTATTTAATAACGGACCATGAAGAAACAAATTATAACCGGATTCATGAACTTGTAGAAAAAGCTTACTCCACTGATGAAAATGTACTTATTCAAGAAATAGATACTACAATAGATCGTTCCTTAAACGAAGTATTCGAACCTTTTGATTGGATTTTATACGTTTCTCAAAATGGGGATATTGAAAGTTTAAGAGCAATACATGCAATTTGTAGGGAAGAAAAGAAAAACTTTATACCTGCTATATGTTTGCAACAAGTCGGCTTAGCCGGTCCTGTCGTTACCACTGACCGTGAAGAATGCTGGGAATCTGCATGGCATCGCATACATGAAAATACAATTCAAAATGAACAACCACCTGAGCCCTTCTCACCGATTGCGGGGGCTATGCTGGCAAATATTATTGTTTTTGAGTTGTTTAAACATGTTGCTGGTGCCTCGCATAGAGAACAAAATCCACAATTCTTTTTATTAGATTTCGAAACACTTGAAGGAAACTGGCATTCTTTTATAAAACATCCTCTCGCAACTGACGAAAGCTTTACAATTGAAACCGTTCCAGATCTTACTGAAAATTTGGAGCGCCATGCAGAACAGTATACTTCAACGGAAATTTTTCGCTTTTTTGATACATTAACCTCTAGAGAAGCCGGCATTTTTCATATGTGGGATGAACGAGATTTATATCAATTACCTTTATCCCAGTGCTACATTCAAGTCGCTAATCCGTTATCAGAAGGGCCTACTTCCCTACTTCCTCTTATAACTTGCGGAGGATTAACTCATAATGAAGCACGCCGCGAAGCTGGTTTAACAGGAATTGAAGCATATGTAGAAGAAATTATTCACCGCCTTATCCCTGAGCATAATGATATCGGTATTGGTGCTGGTGAAACGATGACAGAAGGTGTGTACCGAGCACTCCAAAGCCATTTAAGAAATAAATTATATGAACGGCAATCACATATGACAGAAGAAATTACCGAGCTAGATTTAACCGACATTTATGACAAACATTGCCGTTTTTATTTCCATGCCCTCTCCACCATACATGACACACCTAAAATAGGAATGGGTAAAGAGTTACTTGGCTTTCCCGTCGTTTGGGTTGGTGCAAATGACAAATGGTATGGCAGCACGGACATTACGATGACTTTAGCATTAAGAAATGCGCTCCAACAAGCATTGCTCCATATTCAAAATCAAGAGATTCCTTATAAATCTCATATATTACCAGACTCCTCTATTCTTTTATACAGCGCTGATTCTTTTAGAATTGAAATACAAGAAGAACAAGAACTTCCAAACGTACAATCTTTGCAATTCGCTTTACAAAATTTAAAAGAAAACAACCTTTACCCTTTCGTCTTTGACCTAGCAATTGAACCCTTTTTAAAAGAAAATTTAGATGGTGTATTTGGAGTATTAATTGAAGAGGAGGTAAAATGA
- the odhB gene encoding 2-oxoglutarate dehydrogenase complex dihydrolipoyllysine-residue succinyltransferase, with the protein MIEIKVPELAESITEGTISQWLINVGDKVEKGGSVVELETDKVNVEIIAEDSGIVSKLLGEPGDTVEVGATIAILDANGAQVAVSTPAPVAEQPKQETAEAPKAAAPNAEQATALQGLPNTNRPIASPAARKMARELGIDLNDVRSTDPLGRVRPHDVQAHAAAPKEAPAAPKSPAPAPVAKTEFEKPVERVKMSRRRQTIAKRLVEVQQTSAMLTTFNEVDMSAIMELRKERKDAFEKKHDVRLGFMSFFTKAVVAALKQFPLLNAEIQGDELIIKKFYDIGIAVAAPDGLVVPVVRDANQLNFAEIESEIRNLGMKARDNKLSLKELQGGTFTITNGGVFGSLMSTPILNSPQVGILGMHKIQVRPVAIDNERMENRPMMYIALSYDHRIVDGKEAVSFLVAVKDMLEDPKSLLLEG; encoded by the coding sequence ATGATCGAAATTAAAGTACCTGAGCTTGCAGAATCTATTACAGAAGGAACTATTTCACAATGGCTTATCAACGTAGGTGACAAAGTTGAGAAAGGTGGCAGCGTTGTTGAGCTTGAAACTGATAAAGTCAATGTAGAAATCATTGCAGAAGATTCAGGTATTGTATCGAAGTTACTAGGCGAGCCTGGGGATACAGTTGAAGTTGGCGCAACTATCGCAATTTTAGATGCAAATGGCGCACAAGTGGCAGTAAGTACACCTGCACCAGTGGCTGAGCAACCAAAACAAGAAACAGCTGAAGCACCGAAAGCTGCTGCTCCAAATGCTGAACAAGCTACGGCTCTACAAGGTTTACCAAATACGAACCGTCCTATCGCATCACCAGCTGCTAGAAAAATGGCTCGTGAATTAGGAATCGACTTAAACGACGTACGTAGCACAGATCCACTTGGACGTGTGAGACCACATGATGTACAAGCTCATGCTGCAGCACCAAAAGAAGCACCAGCTGCTCCAAAAAGTCCAGCTCCTGCTCCAGTTGCAAAAACTGAATTCGAAAAACCAGTTGAGCGTGTGAAAATGTCCCGCCGCCGTCAAACAATTGCAAAACGTCTTGTAGAAGTTCAACAAACATCTGCAATGTTAACAACATTTAACGAAGTTGATATGAGTGCAATCATGGAATTACGTAAAGAGCGTAAAGATGCTTTCGAGAAAAAACATGATGTACGTCTAGGTTTCATGTCATTCTTCACAAAAGCAGTTGTTGCAGCATTAAAACAATTCCCATTATTAAATGCTGAAATTCAAGGCGACGAGCTTATCATTAAAAAATTCTATGATATCGGTATTGCAGTAGCAGCTCCAGATGGATTAGTTGTTCCAGTTGTACGCGATGCTAACCAATTAAACTTCGCTGAAATCGAAAGCGAAATTCGTAATTTAGGTATGAAAGCACGCGATAACAAACTTTCATTAAAAGAACTACAAGGTGGTACATTTACAATTACAAACGGTGGTGTATTCGGTTCTCTAATGTCAACACCAATTCTAAATAGCCCACAAGTAGGTATTCTAGGAATGCACAAAATCCAAGTACGCCCAGTTGCAATTGATAACGAGCGTATGGAAAACCGTCCAATGATGTACATCGCTTTATCTTACGATCACCGTATTGTTGATGGTAAAGAAGCAGTTAGCTTCCTTGTTGCTGTTAAAGACATGCTTGAAGATCCAAAATCATTATTATTAGAAGGTTGA
- the odhA gene encoding 2-oxoglutarate dehydrogenase E1 component, which translates to MTRKNTTTNPWAKFHGPNLGYVIEQYDLYVTGAGSVDPELQELFEIFGAPSFQADVVTGDNTETNFSPQNTGNIEKILKVVQLVEQIRSFGHTLAHINPMEEPVNGQSLIEKVMNELSDEDLKAIPAKTVWQNAPEGIHTAFDVIHRLKEVYTKSLAYEFSHIQDSEERAWLHQMVESNSLRQPLSNKKRTALLKRLTAVEGFEQFLHKTFVGQKRFSIEGVDMLVPVLDEIVLEGAKNGVEDVMIGMAHRGRLSVLAHVLEKPYTHMFAEFKHAKIDGATANAGWTGDVKYHLGREQVVSNEEVSTRVTLANNPSHLEFVNPVVEGFARAAQENRKKSGLPEQDTSKSFVVLVHGDAAFPGQGIVSETLNLSRLNAYQTGGTIHVIANNAVGFTTDSYDSRSTKYSSDLAKGFDIPIVHVNADDPEACLAAANLAIQYRTLFKKDFLIDLIGYRRYGHNEMDDPAVTQPQVYKKIKNHPTVRAIYADQLQAAGVLNADEVETITQFIQEQLKSDYAQVPPADTSDATIHVKVPDVVAKGIQPIDTGVELDSLRAINEGLLSWPEGFNVYPKVKKILERRKDALEENGKIEWALAESLAFASILQEGTPIRLTGQDSQRGTFAHRHIVLHDTDTNETYSPLHRLPNINASFSVHNSPLSEAAVVGYEYGYNVFAPETLVMWEAQYGDFSNTAQALFDQYVSAGRAKWGQKSGLVLLLPHGYEGQGPEHSSARPERFLQLAAENNWSVANLTSAAQYFHILRRQASILGTEAVRPLVLMTPKSLLRHPLTLSTASQLSEGRFQPALEQENLGMKPNKVKRLVLSTGKMAIDLAAEIDNGKHEYNLDEVHVVRIEQLYPFPAEKVQSIMKRFKNLEEIIWVQEEPRNMGAWHYMAPILFELAGDTVKTGYIGRPDRSSPSGGDPFAHKAEQELIVAHALDAKYNFRQDKQEIEVYSN; encoded by the coding sequence ATGACGAGGAAGAATACAACGACAAACCCTTGGGCCAAGTTCCATGGTCCGAACCTTGGTTATGTTATTGAACAGTATGATCTTTACGTAACTGGAGCAGGTTCTGTTGATCCGGAATTACAAGAGCTTTTTGAAATTTTTGGAGCTCCTTCGTTCCAAGCAGATGTCGTAACAGGGGACAACACAGAAACAAATTTTTCTCCTCAAAATACAGGAAACATTGAAAAGATTCTTAAAGTCGTTCAGCTTGTTGAGCAGATCCGTTCATTTGGGCATACATTGGCTCATATTAACCCAATGGAAGAGCCTGTAAATGGACAATCTCTAATCGAGAAAGTAATGAACGAACTTAGCGATGAAGATTTGAAAGCGATTCCAGCTAAAACAGTATGGCAAAATGCACCAGAAGGTATTCACACTGCATTTGATGTAATTCATAGATTAAAAGAAGTTTATACAAAATCTTTAGCTTATGAATTCTCACATATACAAGATAGTGAAGAACGCGCGTGGTTGCATCAAATGGTGGAATCAAATTCATTGCGTCAACCATTATCAAATAAAAAACGAACTGCTCTTTTAAAACGTTTAACAGCTGTTGAAGGTTTCGAGCAATTCTTGCATAAAACATTCGTTGGTCAAAAACGTTTCTCTATCGAGGGCGTTGATATGCTTGTACCCGTTCTAGATGAAATTGTTCTAGAAGGTGCTAAAAATGGCGTTGAAGATGTCATGATTGGTATGGCTCACCGCGGTCGTTTAAGCGTACTTGCTCACGTATTAGAAAAACCATATACTCACATGTTTGCTGAATTCAAACATGCAAAAATAGATGGTGCAACAGCAAATGCTGGCTGGACTGGCGACGTGAAATACCATTTAGGTAGAGAACAAGTCGTTAGTAATGAAGAAGTTAGCACTCGCGTTACATTAGCAAATAACCCAAGTCACCTTGAGTTCGTTAACCCTGTTGTGGAAGGTTTCGCACGCGCGGCTCAAGAGAATCGTAAAAAGTCTGGTCTTCCAGAACAAGATACTTCTAAATCATTCGTAGTTTTAGTTCATGGTGACGCTGCATTCCCTGGTCAAGGTATTGTATCTGAGACACTCAACTTAAGCAGATTGAACGCGTACCAAACGGGCGGAACAATTCATGTTATCGCAAACAATGCAGTTGGTTTTACGACTGATAGCTATGATTCTCGTTCTACAAAATATTCAAGTGATCTTGCAAAAGGTTTTGATATTCCGATTGTTCACGTGAACGCTGATGATCCGGAAGCTTGTCTTGCTGCTGCTAACCTTGCGATCCAATATCGTACGTTGTTCAAAAAAGACTTCTTAATCGATTTAATCGGTTACCGCCGCTACGGTCATAACGAAATGGATGACCCAGCAGTTACGCAACCACAAGTGTACAAAAAAATTAAAAATCACCCAACTGTAAGAGCGATTTATGCAGATCAATTACAAGCTGCTGGTGTTCTGAATGCAGATGAGGTTGAAACAATTACACAGTTTATACAGGAACAATTAAAATCTGACTATGCACAAGTACCACCAGCTGATACGAGCGATGCAACAATTCACGTTAAAGTGCCAGATGTTGTTGCAAAAGGCATTCAGCCAATCGATACTGGTGTTGAGCTTGACTCACTTCGTGCAATTAATGAAGGCCTATTATCTTGGCCAGAAGGCTTTAACGTATATCCGAAGGTAAAGAAAATTCTTGAGCGCCGTAAAGATGCTCTTGAAGAGAACGGTAAAATTGAATGGGCACTTGCTGAGTCATTAGCATTCGCTTCTATTTTACAAGAAGGTACGCCAATTCGTTTAACTGGTCAAGATTCACAGCGTGGTACATTCGCGCATCGTCATATCGTATTACACGATACTGATACAAATGAAACATATTCACCATTACACCGCTTACCGAACATTAACGCTTCATTCTCTGTTCATAACAGTCCGTTATCAGAAGCTGCAGTTGTTGGTTATGAGTATGGTTATAACGTATTCGCTCCAGAAACTCTTGTGATGTGGGAAGCGCAATATGGTGACTTCTCAAATACTGCGCAAGCATTATTTGATCAATATGTTTCAGCAGGAAGAGCAAAATGGGGTCAAAAATCAGGTTTAGTCCTTCTATTACCACACGGTTATGAAGGTCAAGGACCAGAGCATTCTAGTGCACGTCCAGAGCGTTTCTTACAGTTAGCTGCTGAAAACAACTGGTCAGTTGCAAACTTAACGAGCGCAGCACAGTACTTCCATATCTTGCGTCGTCAAGCATCTATTTTAGGAACAGAAGCTGTTCGACCTTTAGTACTTATGACGCCGAAGAGTTTATTACGTCATCCACTTACGCTTTCAACTGCTAGTCAGTTAAGCGAAGGACGTTTCCAACCTGCTTTAGAACAAGAAAACCTTGGCATGAAACCAAATAAAGTTAAACGTCTTGTTTTAAGCACAGGTAAAATGGCGATTGACTTAGCTGCAGAGATCGACAATGGTAAGCATGAGTACAACTTAGATGAAGTTCATGTTGTTCGTATTGAACAGTTGTACCCATTCCCTGCTGAGAAAGTTCAATCTATTATGAAACGCTTTAAAAACTTAGAAGAAATTATTTGGGTTCAAGAAGAACCTCGTAATATGGGCGCATGGCATTACATGGCTCCAATTCTGTTCGAACTAGCTGGAGATACAGTGAAAACAGGTTACATTGGACGCCCAGATCGTTCTAGCCCATCTGGAGGCGATCCGTTCGCTCACAAAGCTGAGCAAGAACTAATTGTGGCGCACGCTTTAGATGCGAAGTATAACTTCCGTCAAGATAAACAAGAAATTGAAGTTTACAGCAACTAA